Proteins found in one Malassezia vespertilionis chromosome 5, complete sequence genomic segment:
- the HIS1 gene encoding ATP phosphoribosyltransferase (BUSCO:EOG09263LP3; EggNog:ENOG503NU58; COG:E), whose translation MSQLLRPENLKDRLLFAIPKKGRLYETCLQLLSGADIQFKRAHRLDVALVKNLPIALVFLPAADIPHFVANGDVDLGVTGQDMVQEAGPAIANAVQEELALGFGKCALQVQVPEGGEIQTVEDLIGKKIATSFDHLAGEYFKELEKKSNPAQATTIAYLNGSVETACALGLADGIVDLVESGETMRACGLKPISTLLQSEAILIRPITPHARSNMSLIALITARIRGVIAASKYVLCQYNIPKSALEEALSITPGRRAATVSTLEESDWNAVSSMVNRSDVANVMDRLEGVGASDVLILSIDNCRV comes from the exons ATGTCGCAGCTTTTGCGTCCAGAAAACCTTAAGGACCGCCTGTTATTTGCAATCCCCAAGAAAG GTCGTCTGTATGAGACCTGTCTGCAGCTTTTGAGCGGCGCCGACATTCAGTTCAAGCGCGCCCATCGCTTGGACGTGGCGCTCGTAAAGAACCTGCCCATCGCGCTTGTCTTCTTGCCAGCAGCGGATATCCCGCACTTTGTTGCAAATGGAGACGTAGATTTGGGAGTTACTGGCCAAGACATGGTGCAGGAGGCAGGGCCGGCGATTGCGAATGCAGTGCAGGaagagcttgcgcttggcttcGGCAAATGTGCGCTCCAGGTCCAAGTCCCGGAGGGTGGTGAGATCCAGACGGTAGAGGATTTGATTGGCAAGAAGATTGCGACGAGTTTTGACCACCTTGCTGGAGAGTATTTTAAAGAGCTGGAAAAGAAGTCGAATCCTGCACAAGCAACCACGATTGCGTACCTGAATGGCAGCGTCGAGACTGCGTGTGCACTTGGCCTAGCAGACGGTATCG TGGACTTGGTCG AATCTGGGGAAACGATGCGTGCATGCGGCTTGAAGCCAATTTCAACCCTGCTGCAGTCCGAGGCGATTTTGATCCGCCCCATCACGCCCCATGCGCGCTCCAACATGTCGCTCATTGCGCTCATCACTGCGCGTATTCGGGGTGTAATAGCTGCTTCCAAGTATGTCTTGTGCCAGTATAATATTCCCAAGTCAGCGCTGGAAGAGGCGCTCAGTATTACCCcaggacggcgcgcagccacGGTGAGCACGCTGGAAGAGAGCGATTGGAATGCGGTGTCGAGCATGGTCAACCGCTCTGACGTGGCCAATGTAATGGACCGCTTGGAGGGAGTGGGCGCTAGCGATGTTCTTATACTGAGCATTGACAACTGCCGTGTGTAG
- a CDS encoding uncharacterized protein (TransMembrane:2 (o358-381i620-642o); COG:B; EggNog:ENOG503PD79), with protein sequence MDRLELDGLSTPKPVRKRNRQPLSSQSHEVAAIKVRLAQLEMMMAEHKMSPDEAENGVAHRPLKATNLGMVAADPVRVLNREPRAEALSVTDTEAEDAAFVLEGLNMSSAMPLQEHRGGSVMQRAFGERGAAAGEELAREGFVDPMEGPKNTFSKCLERENSTNDEVQPGEDPVNQADAVLHNSMFGHDTGEACPVRTACLSQGLMKPSYMTESSLGWGLGWAFAAAEEMRRADVVKGRSLNSGDIPPANSGRLTVLCVIMHTLPTFEQALHLLDIFEARVLPFVHNIIHFPTFRKEVATFYALEDIVKQANAVDHVDTAWLGLLLMVFVKALRFRSNADAAREAALGRLTNPRNIHIWFSATMSCLVLGGFVGSSSMTVLQTILLMMFQCTHTANNSTSLLRIAIANAQSMGMHRLGDKAKQVSGASPEYTIRHEVAKRIWWSLVIADWQFSLECVSPSAIHPNAFNTPPPGNYNDTDLSESPLPLPSTGLTDMSYTLSTIELAKVTREHADIVSDLEMKGATEGTQPKMTCEQVSRLDEKYRTVLDSAPILTCTTSEVTEALEVQRWTLQHSIFNRLLSLHRAALSHKRARNCCVELARKALSMQKELRSRSDLGDKLIVNVLQSFSAAMLLCLDLLYSLPTAIQRQTIRTEITEGLDAMSRAAKDTGLQPRGICIIEILLEEEEKRWTLFQKDPQQFQSLDSVGRYRKTNLLNLALRVARMSRGKQETKPLPSDEANGVDVLPIWNAKRQPVSIQYAAPSNEWDAMQDPALGAFPPPQPTVMEKDLNVQEMGGFTHDFVTQDGEVNWQALMNSNISAPENGMPNYTLPQVGEQDLALLQQLQPNTSPSAGSASDQNNLYLPSLSHSSSPSENSRHQGNSMAVHMDAGPADGFWDWVLSQGLRPEAPFTGQQMPETTGQEAYPTLEDTMVNDPLSCTPQVDMDSFQDANTKTGSYVPGLTPIVAPVLPTQHVSANF encoded by the exons ATGGACCGTCTTGAACTAGACGGGCTCTCCACGCCGAAGCCCGTGCGGAAACGCAACCGCCAGCCGCTTAGCT CGCAGTCGCACGAGGTTGCGGCAATAAAggtgcgccttgcgcagctggaaATGATGATGGCCGAGCACAAAATGAGCCCCGATGAAGCAGAGaatggcgtcgcgcataGACCGCTGAAAGCAACGAATCTTGGAATGGTCGCGGCTGATCCCGTGCGTGTTCTAAACAGAGAGCCGCGTGCGGAAGCGCTTTCAGTCACCGACACGGAAGCCGAAGATGCTGCGTTCGTTTTAGAGGGGCTGAACATGAGTAGCGCCATGCCGTTACAAGAACACCGTGGGGGCTCAGTGAtgcagcgtgcatttgGCGAGagaggcgcggcggccgGGGAGGAGCTGGCACGGGAAGGGTTTGTAGACCCCATGGAAGGCCCCAAGAATACCTTTTCTAAATGCCTCGAACGCGAAAACAGCACTAATGACGAAGTACAGCCGGGAGAGGACCCAGTGAATCAGGCCGATGCCGTGCTGCACAATTCCATGTTTGGGCACGACACCGGCGAAGCATGTCCAGTGCGCACAGCTTGTTTGAGCCAAGGCTTGATGAAGCCGAGCTACATGACAGAGTCGTCTCTCGGCTGGGGCTTGGGATGGGCgtttgccgctgcggaAGAGATGCGGCGTGCGGATGTAGTCAAAGGCCGGAGCTTGAACAGTGGCGATATACCCCCGGCGAACTCTGGACGGCTTACCGTATTGTGTGTGATTATGCATACACTCCCCACGTTTGAGCAAGCTTTGCACCTTCTGGATATTTTTGAGGCCCGCGTTTTACCGTTTGTACACAACATTATTCACTTTCCAACGTTCCGCAAAGAGGTGGCCACGTTTTACGCATTGGAGGACATTGTAAAGCAAGCAAATGCAGTCGACCACGTCGACACCGCTTGGCTTGGCCTTCTGCTCATGGTTTTTGTGAAGGCCTTGCGGTTCCGCTCTAACGCCGATGCGGCGAGAGAAGCTGCGCTGGGAAGGCTTACCAACCCTCGCAACATCCACATTTGGTTCAGTGCGACGATGAGCTGCTTGGTCTTGGGCGGGTTTGTCGGCTCGTCAAGCATGACGGTGCTCCAGACTATTTTGCTAATGATGTtccaatgcacgcacacggCAAATAATTCCACTTCTCTACTGCGAATTGCTATTGCCAACGCTCAGAGTATGGGCATGCATCGGCTGGGAGATAAGGCGAAACAAGTATCTGGAGCGTCGCCAGAGTATACTATTCGCCACGAAGTTGCCAAGCGTATTTGGTGGTCGTTGGTTATTGCCGACTGGCAGTTTTCGTTGGAATGCGTTTCCCCATCGGCCATTCATCCCAATGCATTCAACACGCCACCGCCGGGCAACTATAATGACACCGACTTGTCCGAGTCTCCCTTACCCCTTCCTTCGACTGGATTGACAGATATGTCATACACCCTGTCGACCATTGAGCTCGCCAAAGTCACGCGAGAACATGCAGACATTGTCAGCGATCTGGAGATGAAAGGGGCCACCGAGGGTACACAGCCCAAGATGACATGCGAACAGGTGTCGCGTTTAGATGAAAAATACCGCACTGTGCTGGACAGTGCACCGATCCTTACATGTACCACCAGCGAAGTAACTGAAGCGTTGGAGGTGCAACGATGGACATTGCAGCATTCCATCTTTAACAGACTGCTGAGTTTGcaccgtgcagcgctcagCCATAAACGTGCACGGAATTGTTGCGTAGAGCTCGCACGGAAGGCACTCTCCATGCAAAAGGAACTCCGCTCGAGGAGCGATTTGGGAGACAAACTTATTGTCAATGTACTACAAAGCTTCTCCGCCGCCATGCTCCTCTGCTTGGATCTCTTGTACTCTCTGCCCACGGCCATACAGCGCCAAACCATTCGGACAGAGATTACAGAGGGGTTGGAcgccatgtcgcgcgccgcaaaggaTACAGGCTTGCAGCCGCGTGGAATTTGCATCATTGAAATTTTGctggaggaggaggaaaaGCGGTGGACTTTGTTCCAGAAAGACCCACAGCAATTTCAGAGTTTGGACTCGGTCGGGCGGTACCGCAAGACGAACCTGCTCAACTTAGCACTTcgcgttgcgcgcatgtcgcgTGGGAAGCAGGAAACGAAGCCGTTGCCATCGGATGAGGCCAATGGCGTGGATGTCCTCCCGATATGGAATGCAAAGCGCCAGCCTGTGTCGATTCAGTACGCAGCCCCAAGCAATGAATGGGATGCGATGCAGGACcctgcgcttggcgcattTCCTCCGCCGCAGCCGACTGTGATGGAGAAAGATTTGAATGTGCAGGAAATGGGTGGATTTACACACGATTTTGTTACGCAGGACGGCGAAGTAAACTGGCAAGCGTTAATGAACAGCAATATTTCTGCCCCAGAAAATGGGATGCCCAACTATACATTACCGCAGGTCGGAGAGCAGGATTtagcgctgctgcagcagctgcagccAAATACATCACCGAGTGCAGGTTCGGCAAGTGATCAAAACAACCTTTATCTTCCAAGCCTCAGTCACTCTAGCAGTCCAAGTGAAAACTCGAGACATCAGGGAAATTCAATGGCTGTCCATATGGATGCTGGACCGGCCGATGGATTTTGGGACTGGGTGTTGAGTCAAGGTCTTCGACCGGAGGCCCCCTTCACGGGTCAGCAAATGCCAGAGACTACAGGACAGGAAGCCTATCCTACATTGGAAGATACGATGGTTAATGACCCGCTCTCATGTACACCCCAAGTTGATATGGATTCTTTTCAGGATGCGAATACGAAAACGGGTTCATATGTTCCTGGATTGACCCCTATCGTGGCTCCGGTGCTTCCAACGCAGCACGTAAGTGCAAATTTCTAA
- the BRF1 gene encoding transcription factor TFIIIB subunit brf1 (COG:K; BUSCO:EOG092613QA; EggNog:ENOG503NU1D) produces the protein MRCTNCGSLAIDFADSQAVCSACGVVLEESQIVSDITFAENTAGGAVVQGSYLGADQARWNITRMATARGVTTHVAERALRFFQLALDGGTATAAGSQPKNFVLGRKSDYTVASCLYVACRMAKTTHMLIDFADVIQVNVFVLGRSYLRLLRVLNLQMPLIDPSFYISRFAALLEFGDETQRVVTDATRLVTRFKTDWMVEGRRPAGICGACLLLAARMNHFRRSVTEIVQVVKIADVTLRKRLEEFKSTPSGQLTIEDFRSVWLEEENNPPAFARARVPKATVKSADAHHVAPEYAELQAPTEQDASKYAFDGEIERLADQATEQEINLYLQQDDIRALDSDLSVQERMRLERAKSGHVVAEQQTEALEQPEQEGDGSLDGLDESELDNFILSEEEVKIKERVWMEFNKDYLEAALARQLKLEADQKAGIAPTTRNRKRQKPRDGTTAPTKSAAESAKQMMLQKRWSRRINYDVLNSLFPGGSDAQLGSKNTSHDKRNNTTPPLSENEESEEDTTQAKRARATEGHDVVSMEHADEPYEQDEYW, from the exons atgcgctgcacgaaCTGTGGCTCGCTTGCGATCGACTTTGCAGACTCGCAGGCAGTATGCAGTGCTTGTGGTGTCGTGCTGGAAGAGTCGCAAATTGTCAGTGATATCACGTTTGCAGAAAATACGGCGGGTGGCGCCGTGGTGCAGGGAAGTTATTTAGGCGCAGATCAAG CCCGTTGGAATATTACTCGCATGGCTACGGCGCGTGGCGTAACGACCCACGttgcagagcgcgcgctccgtTTCTTCCAACTTGCGTTGGATGGTGGCACAGCCACGGCCGCGGGTTCGCAACCGAAAAATTTTGTGCTGGGGCGCAAATCAGACTACACGGTGGCCTCGTGTCTGTATGTCGCATGTCGCATGGCAAAGACGACACACATGCTGATCGATTTCGCCGATGTGATCCAGGTGAATGTGTTTGTGCTTGGGCGTAGCTACCTGCGGCTCTTACGTGTGCTCAATTTACAAATGCCGCTCATCGACCCATCCTTTTACATTAGCCGTTTcgctgcactgctcgaGTTCGGCGACgagacgcagcgcgtcgtcaCAGATGCTACGCGGCTTGTAACACGGTTCAAAACGGACTGGATGGTCGAAGGACGCCGGCCTGCTGGAATTTGTGGCGCATGCCTCctgcttgcagcgcgcatgAATCATTTTCGTCGCTCCGTCACAGAGATTGTTCAAGTCGTGAAAATTGCCGACGTCACGCTCCGGAAACGCCTGGAAGAATTCAAGTCTACGCCAAGCGGCCAGCTTACCATTGAGGATTTTCGCAGTGTCTGGCTTGAAGAGGAGAACAATCCACCCgcatttgcacgcgcgcgtgtccCAAAAGCAACTGTTAAGAGCGCCGACGCACACCATGTCGCTCCAGAGTATGCAGAACTGCAGGCACCTACCGAGCAAGATGCATCCAAATACGCATTCGATGGCGAGATTGAGCGCCTGGCGGATCAGGCGACGGAGCAGGAAATCAATTTGTATTTACAGCAGGACGATATCCGCGCGCTTGATTCGGATCTCTCCGTCCAAGAACGCATGCGTCTAGAGCGGGCCAAGTCGGGGCATGTAGTCGCTGAGCAGCAGACTGAAGCGCTGGAGCAGCCCGAGCAAGAAGGAGACGGCTCGCTGGATGGCTTGGACGAGTCGGAACTGGACAACTTTATCCTGTCCGAGGAAGAAGTCAAGATCAAGGAGCGCGTTTGGATGGAATTCAACAAGGACTACCTGGAAGCTGCACTTGCACGGCAGCTTAAACTCGAGGCGGACCAAAAAGCAGGCATTGCGCCTACCACGCGAAAC CGCAAGCGGCAAAAGCCACGCGATGGCACAACAGCGCCGACCAAGTCTGCGGCAGAGTCTGCAAAGCAAATGATGCTCCAAAAGCGCTGGTCACGCCGAATCAATTACGACGTACTAAACAGTCTATTTCCAGGTGGAAGCGACGCCCAGTTAGGGTCGAAGAATACCTCTCATGACAAGCGCAATAACACTACACCACCACTCAGCGAAAACGAGGAAAGCGAGGAGGATACTACGCAAGCGAAGCGTGCACGTGCGACAGAAGGACACGATGTTGTCAGCATGGAGCATGCGGACGAGCCGTACGAACAAGACGAATACTGGTAA
- a CDS encoding uncharacterized protein (COG:F; COG:H; EggNog:ENOG503NXPE) produces MAPIATHDDRPQNIVTKPKKEPAMRFANFDVTDQVFYANDAAVGIVNLKPIVPGHVLVIPRKQYKRVADIPNAELGPFFAAVQHIGKIIEQAYVGDSLSIAIQDGSSAGQTVDHVHVHILPRRKGDIEPNDLVYEHLEKFGLELNNLHSKKMDSERSPRTKKQMQAESKWLREQCAEKERSGRLPVTLLSGFLGAGKTTLMRNILSDPNHGMRIAVIVNDMGELNIDAQLIARGSHSVTKRSEQIVEMTNGCVCCTLRGDLLEEVANLARDNAIDYLLIESSGISEPMQVCETFSEEFAEMHKMAAEELEDKEGKNARLAAILEQGGLPAVARLDTCCTVVDAANMLNDFHTADFLVDRHGKDDVPEEDDRNISDLMVDQIEFADCIVVNKCDMVSEKELKTVEGIIKHLNPVAKVITTSHGDISPKEVMGTNRFSYEKAATSAGWLRSLSEELKPETEEYGIGSFVYRARRPFHPERLWSVIRENFVVIQAEYIDDGEEDGDENEDENEDENEDENEDEENDQDEPMQEEEEEEEQPQLNPAARLKSKKESPIWSNLLRSKGFMWLATRPLMFGEWSQAGVMLTLTGGARWRCELAEELWPTDPEIVSAMKADFDYTTPWGDRRQELVFIGTEMGTTQERITEALNACLLNDEEWESWQKIMNSRSRKLSSMEAKQEKLQQVFMDGFEDWIDPEDPEELAKHEGHDH; encoded by the coding sequence ATGGCGCCAATCGCTACGCATGACGACCGCCCCCAGAATATTGTAACCAAACCTAAAAAGGAGCCAGCTATGCGCTTCGCCAATTTCGACGTCACTGACCAGGTATTCTACGCCAATGATGCTGCGGTCGGTATCGTGAACTTGAAGCCCATTGTCCCTGGCCACGTATTGGTCATTCCACGAAAGCAATACAAGCGTGTCGCCGACATTCCcaatgccgagctcggccCTTTCTTCGCCGCCGTACAGCACATTGGGAAGATAATTGAGCAGGCGTACGTGGGTGATTCGCTTTCTATTGCCATCCAGGACGGCTCGAGTGCCGGGCAAACCGTGGACCATGTTCATGTCCACattttgccgcgccgtaAAGGCGATATCGAGCCGAATGACCTTGTTTATGAGCACCTCGAAAAGTTCGGCCTCGAGCTAAACAATTTGCATTCCAAGAAGATGGACAGCGAGCGTAGCCCACGTACCAAAAAGCAGATGCAAGCGGAATCAAAATGGCTTCGTGAGCAATGCGCCGAAAAGGAACGCTCCGGACGCCTCCCTGTCACGCTCCTTAGCGGCTTTCTCGGAGCAGGAAAGACGACGCTCATGCGGAATATTCTCTCAGACCCTAACCATGGCATGCGTATTGCAGTTATTGTCAACGACATGGGTGAGCTAAACATTGATGCTCAGCTcattgcgcgcggaagCCACAGTGTTACGAAGCGCTCTGAGCAAATTGTGGAGATGACCAATGGGTGTGTTTGCTGTACACTCCGTGGCGATCTTTTGGAAGAAGTAGCGAACTTGGCGCGTGACAATGCGATTGACTACCTCCTCATCGAGTCGAGTGGTATCTCTGAGCCAATGCAAGTGTGTGAAACGTTTAGCGAGGAGTTTGCCGAGATGCACAAGATGGCTGCTGAAGAGTTGGAGGACAAGGAAGGGAAgaatgcgcgccttgcggctATTTTAGAACAAGGTGGTCTCCCCGCTGTTGCTCGCTTGGACACATGCTGTACCGTCGTGGACGCGGCAAATATGCTCAATGACTTCCACACTGCCGACTTTTTGGTCGACCGGCACGGCAAAGACGACGTCCCGGAAGAAGACGACCGAAACATTAGCGATCTCATGGTCGATCAAATCGAGTTTGCAGACTGTATCGTGGTGAACAAGTGCGATATGGTGTCTGAGAAAGAACTAAAGACGGTCGAGGGTATCATTAAACACTTGAACCCTGTTGCAAAGGTCATTACTACGTCGCATGGCGACATAAGCCCGAAGGAAGTGATGGGCACGAACCGTTTTAGCTACGAAAAGGCAGCTACCAGTGCTGGATGGCTGCGCAGCCTGTCAGAAGAACTCAAGCCTGAAACGGAGGAGTATGGAATTGGCAGCTTTGTATACCGCGCTCGCCGTCCTTTTCATCCCGAGCGCCTTTGGAGCGTAATTCGCGAAAACTTCGTCGTGATCCAAGCCGAGTACATCGACGACGGCGAAGAAGATGGGGATGAAAATGAGGATGAAAATGAGGATGAAAATGAAGATGAAAATGAAGATGAAGAAAATGATCAAGATGAACCTATgcaagaagaagaggaagaagaggaacAGCCTCAATTGAACCCTGCCGCCCGGCTCAAGAGCAAGAAAGAAAGCCCCATTTGGTCGAACCTACTCCGCTCGAAAGGATTCATGTGGCTAGCGACTCGGCCACTCATGTTTGGAGAATGGTCGCAGGCTGGAGTCATGCTCACACTTACTGGTGGGGCCCGCTGGCGCTGTGAGCTTGCAGAGGAGCTTTGGCCCACGGACCCTGAAATTGTGAGTGCCATGAAGGCCGACTTTGACTATACCACGCCTTGGGGTGACCGCCGCCAAGAACTCGTTTTTATCGGAACGGAAATGGGCACGACACAGGAGCGTATTACAGAAGCGCTGAATGCGTGCCTATTGAACGATGAGGAATGGGAGTCGTGGCAAAAGATCATGAACTCGCGGAGCCGTAAACTGTCAAGCATGGAAGCGAAGCAAGAAAAGCTGCAGCAAGTATTCATGGATGGATTCGAAGACTGGATTGACCCTGAAGATCCGGAGGAATTGGCCAAACACGAGGGTCATGATCATTAA
- the BBC1 gene encoding assembly of actin patch protein (EggNog:ENOG503NY4M; COG:U): protein MPTTSYVRSVRKYKSPHAQDLSFATDTVIRVLGSANTEEDEEDEDQTDQWYIGELLDSSRKGTFPAVNTIPLDPTPEELAEFENFPRAVQDTGEEPSTATKPTEDTAEPSKEITPEQSPAQGAESTAPVAYMEQPETLAKESVPAANEPRQEVSAPEINDASQAVPVPTEAPAAEAHQEAAPTATAAAHKSSLRKEDTPVESAQAHLAPSGASKEPVDPSRISLRDRIAAFDKPVEKAPPPIPRGKPGGWKRPALPEGSAKPPMPKTDIASTQTAKAVPGGATQTDVVHGDTASFSASDAQSSIKTSLKERMAALRRGEAETKRPAPEPPRKLSRDAIPDAPKEEDEQVSEEEATRKAALLQRMARLGGQRLGPFGCNAEAESAKASQDTLEPDQEPAPKEDTEELLHNAADAPVHALEQEAAPDTLAVPRRAAPPRTKRAKPAVVQEAQQISSDVADPGEREQDLAPEAQPSAQNDSDQPEAPVPVDVAVQTAPTAEEVRKDNLARNTEEPTSTAETRVVTPLVAAPVQESTNVADPVLPGDSDAAVPLEKRSSVKDSAPVSQATLPSSISPPSHAVSGLPEIPPTVNMFPEQGHVFTKTDTRESDKQFTLPPLETHSPLNMGGQDGQDDFIPQRLQLEQLLQSEEQGKPEHEPSAHAVPITPAVTSPYATDSMVRDTNVLMKSPVDEPRPAFSEPAESTAEQDEMQRRAATAERIARMGGQRMAGLPGVPLPQRSLPYVNDAASSAQPVPDETHVQTDPSPTSALVPDIAPETSARPPRRPTREAPTLPGASAQEKPALDDDAQMGSESFMTNTSTLDEPTTFGHVAENSDGGILAPPIHDDTEIPFKKRAPDVSSYALTKALRTSLQLNFGDAASGAYGGPLTCKFYSSKSGLAIVRCARDGVRYVWGAATFIPNIEKTPVRISVYACAGTIKKLQLKCIAIDKHYILQLEAQKQRSLFMPQPSVLQPADDWHAICQDDDMGIPLEEEDTGALADEPATIDNSASGSTEVMDETHSITGETKELLRKSRHEIMNITQ from the exons ATGCCGACAACGAGCTACGTTCGATCTGTTCGGAAATACAAGAGTCCGCATGCGCAAGACCTGAGCTTTGCAACAGACACTGTGATCCGTGTACTTGGATCGGCCAACACTGAGGAAGATGAGGAAGATGAAGACCAAACTGACCAATGGTACATTGGCGAGCTACTCGACAGCTCACGCAAAGGCACATTTCCTGCAGTGAACACCATTCCGCTTGATCCTACGCCGGAAGAGCTCGCTGAATTTGAAAATTTTCCtcgtgctgtgcaagaTACTGGCGAAGAACCAAGTACTGCGACGAAACCGACAGAAGACACTGCCGAGCCATCCAAGGAGATTACTCCCGAACAGTCCCCTGCGCAGGGCGCTGAAAGTACTGCACCGGTAGCATATATGGAGCAGCCGGAAACACTAGCGAAGGAGAGTGTACCTGCAGCCAACGAACCCCGGCAAGAGGTGAGTGCGCCGGAAATAAACGACGCTTCTCAAGCAGTACCGGTGCCAACAGAAGCGCCAGCGGCGGAAGCGCATCAAGAAGCAGCTCCTACCGCGACCGCTGCGGCACATAAAAGCTCATTGCGTAAAGAAGATACGCCGGTGGAGTCAGCACAGGCACATCTGGCGCCGTCTGGCGCATCAAAGGAACCTGTCGACCCAAGCCGCATATCTCTGCGCGACCGCATTGCTGCTTTTGACAAACCTGTGGAAAAGGCACCTCCGCCCATACCGCGGGGAAAGCCAGGCGGTTGGAAGCGCCCCGCTTTGCCCGAAGGTTCGGCCAAACCGCCCATGCCAAAAACAGACATTGCCTCGACACAAACCGCCAAAGCTGTACCTGGCGGTGCTACACAAACAGATGTTGTCCATGGAGACACCGCAAGCTTTAGTGCGTCTGATGCACAGAGCAGCATTAAAACAAGTCTCAAGGAACGCATGGCTGCACttcggcgcggcgaagcgGAAACCaagcgcccagcgccggAGCCTCCGCGGAAATTGAGTCGTGATGCTATTCCTGACGCACCAaaagaagaggacgagCAAGTTTCGGAAGAGGAAGCcacgcgcaaagcagcacTTTTGCAGCGTATGGCACGCTTGGGTGGGCAGCGTTTAGGACCGTTTGGATGCAATGCCGAAGCAGAGAGTGCAAAGGCTTCACAAGATACGCTGGAGCCCGACCAAGAACCAGCGCCAAAGGAAGATACAGAAGAGCTTTTGCACAACGCTGCTGATGCACCTGTGCATGCACTCGAGCAGGAGGCTGCGCCAGACACACTTGCCGTcccgcgccgtgcagcaccgccgcgtacgaagcgcgccaaaccTGCTGTAGTACAAGAGGCTCAGCAGATATCCAGTGACGTGGCAGATCCTGGAGAAAGAGAGCAGGATTTGGCGCCTGAGGCGCAGCCCAGTGCTCAGAATGACTCTGATCAACCCGAGGCGCCCGTGCCTGTGGATGTCGCTGTGCAAACGGCGCCTACAGCGGAAGAAGTGCGCAAAGATAACTTGGCAAGAAACACAGAGGAGCCGACGAGCACGGCAGAGACGCGAGTTGTGACGCCTTTGGTCGCTGCACCTGTGCAGGAATCGACTAATGTTGCCGATCCAGTACTTCCAGGCGATTCTGATGCTGCAGTACCATTAGAAAAGCGTTCGTCCGTGAAGGATTCTGCACCTGTCTCACAAGCCACACTGCCCTCCTCGATTTCTCCGCCGAGCCACGCTGTGTCGGGCTTGCCAGAAATTCCACCTACTGTAAACATGTTCCCGGAACAGGGTCATGTATTTACCAAGACGGATACGAGAGAATCGGACAAGCAGTTTACTTTGCCTCCGCTGGAAACGCACTCGCCATTGAACATGGGCGGACAGGACGGGCAGGACGACTTTATTCCACAACGCCTCCAATTGGAGCAGCTCTTGCAGTCTGAAGAACAAGGCAAGCCAGAGCACGAACCTTCCGCACATGCTGTGCCTATTACGCCTGCTGTGACATCACCGTATGCCACCGATTCCATGGTGAGAGACACCAACGTGCTGATGAAATCGCCTGTAGATGAGCCTCGCCCGGCCTTCTCCGAACCAGCAGAAAGCACAGCAGAGCAAGACGAAATGcaacggcgcgcagcgactgcAGAACGCATTGCACGGATGGGTGGCCAACGTATGGCCGGATTGCCGGGTGTTCCGCTCCCGCAGCGCTCATTGCCGTACGTAAATGATGCTGCGTCTTCAGCACAACCGGTGCCGGATGAAACGCATGTACAGACAGATCCGTCGCCCACATCAGCTTTGGTGCCAGACATTGCACCGGAGACAAGTGCGAGGCCGCCGCGTCGACCCACACGCGAAGCGCCGACACTGCCGGGCGCCAGTGCACAAGAGAAACCAGCGCTTGACGATGATGCGCAGATGGGAAGTGAATCTTTCATGACAAATACAAGCACTTTGGACGAGCCTACCACTTTTGGACATGTTGCGGAGAATAGTGATGGAGGCATATTAGCACCACCTATAC ATGATGACACAGAGATCCCTTTTAAGAAGCGAGCGCCGGACGTCAGTTCCTATGCATTGACCAAagcattgcgcacgtcgtTGCAGCTCAATTTTGGCGACGCGGCAAGCGGTGCATACGGCGGGCCTTTGACATGCAAGTTCTATTCTTCTAAATCAGGACTCGCAATtgtacgatgcgcgcgagacggCGTTCGATACGTATGGGGTGCAGCGACATTCATCCCCAATATCGAGAAAACTCCTGTGCGAATTTCGGTGTATGCATGCGCAG GGACCATTAAAAAACTACAACTGAAATGTATTGCGATTGACAAACATTATATCCTGCAGCTGGAAGCCCAAAAACAGCGGAGCCTTTTTATGCCGCAGCCATCAGTCCTACAGCCTGCAGACGATTGGCATGCTATTTGCCAAGACGATGACATGGGCATACCATTAGAGGAAGAGGATACAGGCGCTCTGGCTGACGAGCCTGCAACGATTGACAATTCTGCGTCGGGGTCAACAGAGGTTATGGACGAGACGCACAGTATAACAGGAGAAACAAAAGAGCTTCTCCGTAAAAGCAGACACGAGATTATGAATATCACGCAGTAA